In the Paenibacillus sp. FSL R7-0337 genome, CCTGAACCGCGAGGGCGAGGAAGTGACCATTACCGGAAGCGGCCTGCTGGCCCGGGCTTTTCAGCATGAGATTGACCACCTGAATGGCGTGCTGTTCACGGATATCGCTGAGAAGGTCTATGAATACACAGCAGAACGCAGTGAAACTGAGGAGTGAATGAAATGAGAATAGTGTTCATGGGAACACCGGCTTTTGCGGTCCCCTCCCTGCGGATGCTGCTGGAAGAGGGCTATGACGTAGTGGCTGTGGTCACTCAGCCGGACCGGCCGCAAGGCCGCAAGAAGACGCTGGCGCCAACCCCGGTGAAGGTGGCTGCGCTAGAGCTGGGACTGCCTGTTCTTCAGCCTGAACGGCTGCGCCGCCCCGAATCAGTGGCAGAGCTGGCTGCCTATGAGCCGGATCTGATTGTTACCGCCGCATATGGGCAGATTCTTCCTAAGAGCGTTCTTGAGCTGCCGGCGAATGGATGTGTAAATGTTCATGGCTCACTACTGCCCAAGTACCGGGGCGGTGCTCCGATACAGCGCTGTATCATGAACGGCGAGAAGGTGACCGGTGTGACGCTGATGTATATGGCGGAAGGATTGGACACCGGAGATATGATCTCACGGGTTGAGGTAACGATAGAGGATGATGATACTTCAGGCACACTGTTTGAGAAGCTAAGTGTTGCCGGACGGGATCTCCTCATGACAGAGATGCCGCGACTGGCAGCCGGCCGTGTAGAAGCTGCCGTGCAGGATGACAGTGAAGCAACCTATGCGCCGAATCTAAGCCGGGAAGATGAACGGATCGACTGGAGCCGGGGCTCGCTGGATCTCTACAATCAGATTCGCGGTCTGGTACCGTTCTCGGGTGCGTTCACCCTGTGGAATGGCGAGACCTTCAAGACATGGGCTGCGGTGAAGCCGCAGGCGGAGGAACAGCCGGGGAGCAGCGCGGCTCCTGGCACCGTACTGTCCGTGAGCGAATGCGGCGTTGAGGTGAAGACCGGCGACGGGACGCTCATTCTTACAACCGTCCAGCCTGCCGGCAAAAAAGCCATGAGCGCAGCCGACTTCAGCCGTGGTGCAACCCTTGCACCCGGCACGGTGCTCGGTTGAGCGCGGGCGGCAAGGGAGGCAGCGGACAACGTCCGCGTACTTCCGGCAATCAGCCAGCGGCCTCCGGCAGGAAGCCTGCCGCAGGCAGAACCGGCGGAGCGGGCCGGAATCGGCAGGGCGGCAAGCCCGCTGCGCAGGCTTCTGCGCGTGAGGTTGCTCTTGATATTCTGATGCGCGTAGAGCAGCAGGGCGCTTACAGCAACCTGCTGCTGGGAAGCAGCCTCCAGAAGGCGGACCTCAGCCGGGAGGATACGGGACTTGTTACAGAGCTGGTGTACGGAACCCTCTCACGGATGATTACCCTCGATTATGTCCTCAGCAGCTTCGTCAGCAAAGGGATGGCCAAGCTGGAGCCTTGGGTACGGAGTCTGCTGCGGCTAAGCCTGTACCAGATCATGTATCTGGACCGGGTCCCTTCGCATGCAGCCGTTAACGAGGCTGTGAATATTTCCAAGAGACGCGGCCATCAGGGCATCTCAGGTATGGTCAACGGCGTGCTGCGCAGTGTACTGCGGGCCGGAGACCTGCCGGTATTGCCTGAGGGGCTGAGCCGGGAAGAGCGGATATCCATCCTGCATTCCCACCCCTTGTGGATGGTGAAGCGCTGGTCGGCGGAATACGGCCCGGATACGGCAGAAGCCATGTGTACGGCGAATAATGAGCCGCCCGCAGTCAGTGTCCGTGTCAATACAACGATGATTAGCCGGGAAGCCATGTTGGCTGAGCTGCTGGAAGCCGGTCTGGATGCCGCCGAATCGAAGGTGAGCCCTGCAGGGCTGGTCATCAGAGGCGGCGGCAATCTGGCGCTGACCTCCTGGTACCGGGACGGCTATCTGTCCGTTCAGGATGAGAGCTCCATGCTGGTAGCCGAGGTTGTCGCTCCCGAAGCCGGGATGAAAGTGCTGGATTGCTGCGCTGCCCCCGGCGGCAAAAGTGCACATATGGGCGAGCTGATGAAGGACGAGGGCTCCATACTGGCCAATGACCTGCATGAGCATAAGGCTAAGCTGATTGCCGAGCAGGCAGCACGCCTAGGCCTGGAATGTATCACTACTGCAAGTGGAGATGCCCTGGAGCTGGGCACAGCCCTTCAGCCGGGATCCTATGACCGGATTCTGCTGGACGCTCCTTGCTCGGGGCTTGGGGTCATCCGCCGCAAGCCT is a window encoding:
- the rsmB gene encoding 16S rRNA (cytosine(967)-C(5))-methyltransferase RsmB, with amino-acid sequence MSAGGKGGSGQRPRTSGNQPAASGRKPAAGRTGGAGRNRQGGKPAAQASAREVALDILMRVEQQGAYSNLLLGSSLQKADLSREDTGLVTELVYGTLSRMITLDYVLSSFVSKGMAKLEPWVRSLLRLSLYQIMYLDRVPSHAAVNEAVNISKRRGHQGISGMVNGVLRSVLRAGDLPVLPEGLSREERISILHSHPLWMVKRWSAEYGPDTAEAMCTANNEPPAVSVRVNTTMISREAMLAELLEAGLDAAESKVSPAGLVIRGGGNLALTSWYRDGYLSVQDESSMLVAEVVAPEAGMKVLDCCAAPGGKSAHMGELMKDEGSILANDLHEHKAKLIAEQAARLGLECITTASGDALELGTALQPGSYDRILLDAPCSGLGVIRRKPDLKWRKQPEDIVSVAALQLELLQSVSGLLKPGGVLVYSTCTTEQSENSQVVAAFLERNPGFAPVSFKSAVWERLEGTALAAGDGIQLLPHHYGSDGFYIARLERLL
- the fmt gene encoding methionyl-tRNA formyltransferase gives rise to the protein MRIVFMGTPAFAVPSLRMLLEEGYDVVAVVTQPDRPQGRKKTLAPTPVKVAALELGLPVLQPERLRRPESVAELAAYEPDLIVTAAYGQILPKSVLELPANGCVNVHGSLLPKYRGGAPIQRCIMNGEKVTGVTLMYMAEGLDTGDMISRVEVTIEDDDTSGTLFEKLSVAGRDLLMTEMPRLAAGRVEAAVQDDSEATYAPNLSREDERIDWSRGSLDLYNQIRGLVPFSGAFTLWNGETFKTWAAVKPQAEEQPGSSAAPGTVLSVSECGVEVKTGDGTLILTTVQPAGKKAMSAADFSRGATLAPGTVLG